A DNA window from Motilibacter rhizosphaerae contains the following coding sequences:
- a CDS encoding beta-glucosidase family protein, with amino-acid sequence MASTPSPSVPSTARLPLERKVELLTGATAFTLAPEPALGLGELRFSDGPTGVRGLKFSGGRVVALFPNATLLASAWDEAVLAEVGRLLAEEAAAQQIHVVLGPTINLHRSPLGGRLFEAFSEDPLLSGRLAAAYVRGMQGSGVAACLKHLVANESETERNTVDSVVDEATLRELYLLPFEIAVSDGGAWTVMAAYNDVNGVAATEQDHVINGVLKGEWGWDGLVMSDWFATKTAAPAANGGLDLVMPGPLGPWGQALVDAVRRGEVPEARVDDALARLLRLAGRVGALGEERSWPSVPAPDSPERREQLTRLAAAGMTVLTNTDGTLPLAAGTRVALIGRHAVETIDMGGGSAQVNPPYQVSVADGLGALLGDALTVVDGVEVRTRPVPARPELVQDPVTGQPGVRVTLLAADGRVLEERAGAPAVTAVGFDDDLPERVAAVRFQAVVAGPGRLEVGVMGQADWELAVGDARSAHQLRVAGTGFGEEMLRPPATTSLVETDGGLVLDATARLAEPTPERPLGGAGIFAVIARPAPRPQAEVLEQAAAAARGAEVAVVVVGLTEEQETEAVDKDTLALPGAQDELVRTVAAAARRTVVVVNAATPVLMPWLGEVDAVLWAGLPGQEGGHAVAAALLGDQEPAGRLVTSFPAADGASPAWSVTPVDGKLEYAEGTAIGYRGYAAGAAPEPAFWFGHGLGYTTWEWSGAELLAADGGSPRVRVHVTNTGSRPGREVVQAYLRPAEDDQPVRLVGWASVALAPGESAAVVVATDERLWRRWDTAAGGWSRLADGGELVLARGLGDVRATLPLGG; translated from the coding sequence TTGGCGAGCACGCCGAGCCCGTCCGTCCCCAGCACCGCGCGCCTCCCGCTGGAGCGCAAGGTCGAGCTGCTGACGGGGGCCACGGCGTTCACGCTCGCCCCCGAGCCGGCGCTCGGGCTGGGCGAGCTGCGCTTCTCCGACGGACCGACGGGCGTGCGCGGACTGAAGTTCTCCGGCGGCCGGGTCGTCGCGCTGTTCCCCAACGCCACCCTGCTCGCCTCCGCGTGGGACGAGGCCGTGCTCGCCGAGGTCGGCCGGCTGCTCGCCGAGGAGGCCGCCGCCCAGCAGATCCACGTCGTGCTCGGCCCGACCATCAACCTGCACCGCTCGCCGCTCGGCGGGCGCCTCTTCGAGGCGTTCTCCGAGGACCCGCTGCTCAGCGGGCGGCTCGCCGCGGCGTACGTCCGGGGCATGCAGGGCTCTGGCGTCGCCGCCTGCCTCAAGCACCTCGTCGCGAACGAGTCGGAGACCGAGCGCAACACCGTCGACTCGGTCGTCGACGAGGCGACGCTGCGCGAGCTCTACCTGCTGCCGTTCGAGATCGCGGTCAGCGACGGCGGCGCCTGGACGGTGATGGCGGCCTACAACGACGTCAACGGGGTGGCGGCCACCGAGCAGGACCACGTGATCAACGGGGTCCTCAAGGGCGAGTGGGGCTGGGACGGGCTCGTCATGTCCGACTGGTTCGCGACGAAGACGGCGGCGCCCGCGGCCAACGGCGGCCTCGACCTCGTCATGCCCGGTCCGCTGGGCCCGTGGGGGCAGGCCCTCGTCGACGCCGTACGCCGCGGCGAGGTCCCCGAGGCCCGCGTCGACGACGCGCTGGCGCGGCTGCTCCGCCTGGCCGGCCGCGTCGGCGCGCTCGGCGAGGAGCGCAGCTGGCCGTCCGTCCCTGCGCCCGACAGCCCCGAGCGTCGCGAGCAGCTGACCCGGCTCGCCGCCGCGGGCATGACGGTGCTCACCAACACCGACGGGACGCTGCCGCTCGCCGCGGGCACCCGCGTGGCGCTCATCGGCCGCCACGCCGTCGAGACCATCGACATGGGCGGCGGCTCCGCGCAGGTCAACCCGCCGTACCAGGTCAGCGTCGCGGATGGCCTCGGCGCGCTGCTCGGCGACGCGCTGACGGTCGTGGACGGCGTCGAGGTGCGCACCCGCCCGGTGCCCGCCCGCCCCGAGCTCGTGCAGGACCCGGTGACGGGGCAGCCCGGCGTCCGCGTGACGCTGCTGGCCGCGGACGGCCGGGTGCTCGAGGAGCGCGCCGGCGCCCCCGCCGTGACCGCCGTCGGCTTCGACGACGACCTGCCCGAGCGCGTCGCCGCGGTCCGCTTCCAGGCCGTCGTCGCCGGGCCGGGGCGCCTCGAGGTCGGTGTCATGGGCCAGGCCGACTGGGAGCTCGCCGTCGGCGACGCCCGCTCGGCGCACCAGCTGCGGGTCGCCGGCACCGGCTTCGGCGAGGAGATGCTGCGGCCGCCGGCCACGACCTCGCTCGTCGAGACCGACGGCGGCCTCGTCCTCGACGCCACCGCGCGACTCGCGGAGCCCACGCCCGAGCGCCCGCTCGGCGGCGCGGGGATCTTCGCGGTCATCGCACGCCCGGCGCCGCGCCCGCAGGCCGAGGTGCTCGAGCAGGCGGCAGCCGCCGCTCGGGGCGCCGAGGTCGCGGTCGTCGTCGTGGGCCTCACCGAGGAGCAGGAGACCGAGGCGGTCGACAAGGACACGCTGGCCCTGCCGGGGGCGCAGGACGAGCTGGTCCGCACGGTCGCGGCCGCGGCGCGGCGCACCGTGGTCGTCGTCAACGCGGCGACCCCGGTCCTCATGCCGTGGCTCGGCGAGGTCGACGCGGTTCTCTGGGCCGGCCTGCCGGGGCAGGAGGGCGGCCACGCGGTCGCCGCCGCGCTGCTCGGCGACCAGGAGCCCGCCGGGCGCCTCGTCACGAGCTTCCCGGCCGCCGACGGGGCCTCCCCCGCCTGGTCCGTCACGCCGGTCGACGGGAAGCTGGAGTACGCCGAGGGCACGGCCATCGGCTACCGCGGCTACGCGGCCGGTGCGGCGCCCGAGCCGGCCTTCTGGTTCGGCCACGGGCTCGGCTACACGACGTGGGAGTGGTCCGGGGCCGAGCTGCTCGCCGCCGACGGCGGCAGCCCGCGGGTGCGCGTCCACGTGACCAACACGGGCAGCCGTCCGGGGCGCGAGGTGGTGCAGGCCTACCTGCGGCCCGCGGAGGACGACCAGCCGGTCCGCCTCGTCGGCTGGGCGTCCGTCGCGCTCGCCCCCGGCGAGAGCGCGGCCGTCGTCGTCGCGACCGACGAGCGGCTGTGGCGCCGCTGGGACACCGCGGCCGGCGGCTGGTCCCGGCTCGCGGACGGCGGGGAGCTGGTGCTGGCGCGCGGCCTGGGCGACGTCCGCGCCACCCTGCCGCTGGGAGGCTGA
- a CDS encoding serine hydrolase domain-containing protein, which yields MRPDLEAQLLARAARSQAEGRLPSLAAGVVQDGSLSWWCGRGCIDGTPSGSEPDADTQYRIGSITKTFVAVLVMRLREEGRLELDDPLETHVPGTPFGDRSLGQLLAHAGGLTAESPGDWWERTPGVPFDELAQRLTTEHEKLATGTRFHYSNLGFGLLGRVVEVVRGRPWLDCAREEVLEPLGMVRTTPRPEAPAAQGFAVHPWADVVLPEPEEDAVAMGPAGQLWSTLTDLAKYAGVFLGRAPQVLSPETVREMSVPGVVDARPSGWSAYGLGLQVHQRPDGRRLTGHGGSMPGFLASFLVDAEQQTASIVMANATSGLDGTIGADLLDLLKEREPYVVPAWRAVPEQPGDLEIAGPWYWGVTPLAVRLRGLDALDLVPLGPAGRGARFVRVDGAWVGLDGYYAGETLRVVRTPEGAVSHLDLATFVLTREPYEPAAVQPGGVEAPGWRPLC from the coding sequence ATGCGTCCCGACCTCGAGGCCCAGCTGCTCGCCCGCGCCGCCCGCTCGCAGGCGGAGGGGCGGCTGCCGTCCCTCGCCGCCGGCGTCGTGCAGGACGGTTCGCTGAGCTGGTGGTGCGGCCGCGGCTGCATCGACGGGACGCCCTCGGGCAGCGAGCCGGACGCCGACACGCAGTACCGCATCGGCTCCATCACCAAGACCTTCGTCGCCGTCCTCGTCATGCGGCTGCGCGAGGAGGGCCGGCTCGAGCTCGACGACCCGCTCGAGACCCATGTCCCCGGCACGCCGTTCGGGGACCGCTCCCTGGGCCAGCTGCTCGCGCACGCCGGTGGTCTCACGGCCGAGTCGCCGGGCGACTGGTGGGAGCGCACGCCCGGCGTGCCGTTCGACGAGCTGGCGCAGCGGCTCACCACCGAGCACGAGAAGCTCGCGACCGGCACCCGCTTCCACTACTCCAACCTCGGGTTCGGCCTGCTCGGCCGCGTCGTCGAGGTCGTGCGCGGCCGGCCGTGGCTCGACTGCGCGCGTGAGGAGGTGCTCGAGCCGCTCGGCATGGTGCGCACCACGCCGCGCCCGGAGGCGCCGGCGGCCCAGGGGTTCGCCGTCCACCCGTGGGCCGACGTGGTGCTGCCCGAGCCGGAGGAGGACGCCGTCGCGATGGGGCCGGCCGGCCAGCTCTGGTCGACGCTCACCGACCTCGCCAAGTACGCCGGCGTCTTCCTCGGCCGCGCCCCGCAGGTGCTCTCGCCCGAGACGGTCCGCGAGATGTCCGTGCCCGGCGTGGTCGACGCGCGGCCCTCGGGCTGGAGCGCGTACGGGCTGGGCCTGCAGGTGCACCAGCGCCCCGACGGCCGGCGGCTGACCGGTCACGGCGGGTCGATGCCCGGGTTCCTCGCGTCGTTCCTCGTCGACGCCGAGCAGCAGACGGCCTCGATCGTCATGGCGAACGCCACGAGCGGGCTCGACGGCACCATCGGTGCCGACCTGCTCGACCTGCTCAAGGAGCGCGAGCCGTACGTCGTCCCCGCCTGGCGGGCCGTCCCGGAGCAGCCGGGCGACCTGGAGATCGCCGGCCCGTGGTACTGGGGCGTGACGCCCCTCGCCGTCCGGCTGCGCGGCCTCGACGCCCTCGACCTCGTGCCGCTCGGCCCCGCGGGTCGCGGTGCCCGCTTCGTCCGGGTGGACGGGGCGTGGGTCGGGCTCGACGGCTACTACGCGGGCGAGACGCTGCGCGTGGTGCGGACGCCCGAGGGGGCGGTGTCGCACCTGGACCTCGCGACGTTCGTCCTCACCCGCGAGCCGTACGAGCCGGCCGCGGTCCAGCCCGGCGGTGTCGAGGCGCCGGGCTGGCGCCCGCTCTGCTGA
- a CDS encoding calcium-binding protein, with protein MTSSPARRALALLAVLPVLGFAGSPALAATKKADKHAPAAVSCGGQRATLVVPVKGPAVVRGTAHRDVIVVLGGSHTVLAGAGDDLVCGGPGKDVLHGGPGNDVLLGNGGDDTLLGEDGDDVLLGGAGKDACTGGGGTDVVDGVKDRAGKVRGPSARPSASAGSDDGTDGTGDGTDDGTDGTDDGTDGTDDGALPGGSDDGTVTGGSDDGTGLGSDDGTDDGDAGRRGGRDPRPASSLAPSPAPSPVSSAVTAPPAPAAPVSGPTPSPSDRRGGRR; from the coding sequence ATGACCTCGTCTCCCGCGCGCCGTGCCCTGGCGCTCCTCGCCGTGCTGCCGGTCCTCGGCTTCGCCGGCTCGCCGGCCCTCGCCGCCACGAAGAAGGCCGACAAGCACGCCCCGGCCGCTGTCTCGTGCGGCGGGCAGCGGGCGACCCTCGTCGTGCCGGTCAAGGGCCCGGCCGTCGTGCGCGGGACCGCCCACCGCGACGTCATCGTCGTGCTGGGCGGCAGCCACACGGTGCTCGCCGGAGCGGGGGACGACCTGGTGTGCGGCGGTCCTGGCAAGGACGTGCTCCACGGCGGCCCCGGCAACGACGTGCTGCTCGGCAACGGCGGCGACGACACGCTGCTCGGCGAGGACGGCGACGACGTCCTGCTGGGCGGCGCGGGCAAGGACGCGTGCACCGGCGGCGGGGGGACCGACGTCGTCGACGGCGTGAAGGACCGCGCGGGCAAGGTGCGCGGCCCCTCGGCGCGACCCTCGGCCTCCGCCGGCAGTGACGACGGGACGGACGGCACCGGCGACGGGACGGACGACGGCACGGACGGCACCGACGACGGCACCGACGGCACCGACGACGGGGCGCTCCCCGGCGGCAGCGACGACGGGACCGTGACCGGCGGCAGCGACGACGGCACCGGCCTCGGCAGCGACGACGGGACCGACGACGGCGACGCGGGCCGGCGCGGCGGGAGGGACCCCCGCCCCGCGTCGAGCCTCGCACCGAGCCCGGCGCCCAGCCCCGTGTCGAGCGCCGTCACCGCACCCCCGGCTCCCGCCGCTCCCGTCTCCGGCCCGACGCCCTCCCCGTCCGACCGGCGAGGTGGCCGCCGCTAG